TCTCGTCCGAGCGCGACGAGCCCATCACGGCGTACCTGCGCAAGACCGGTTCGGGCGAAGTGACCGCCGCAGACATCTCGGCTCCGGCCGGTGTCGAGGTGCACAACCCCGAGCTCGTCATCGCGACCCTCAACGAGACCGCCAAGTTCGAGCTCGAGCTGACGATCGAGCGTGGCCGCGGCTACGTCTCGGCGACGCAGAACCGCAACGAGTACGCAGAGGCCGGTCAGATCCCGATCGACTCGATCTACTCGCCGGTCCTCAAGGTCAGCTACCGCGTCGACGCCACCCGTGCGGGTGAGCGCACCGACTTCGACAAGCTCGTCCTCGACGTCGAGACGAAGTCGGCGATCAGCCCGCGCGACGCCGTCGCCTCGGCTGCCAAGACGCTCACCGAGCTGTTCGGACTCGCCCGCGAGCTGAACGTCGAGGCTGAGGGCATCGAGATCGGCCCGGCACCGGTGGAGGCAGTGAACTCCAGCGAGCTGTCGATGCCGATCGAGGATCTCGACCTGTCGGTGCGTTCGTACAACTGCCTGAAGCGTGAGGGCATCAACACCGTTTCCGAGCTCGTCGCCCTGTCGGAGACGCAGCTCATGAACATCCGCAATTTCGGCCAGAAGTCGGTCGACGAGGTGCGCGACAAGCTCATCTCGCTCGGTCTGTCGCTCAAGGATTCGGTGCCCGGTTTCGACGGCGCCCACTTCTACGGCGGCAGCGAAGACGAGTCCTTCTGACCCACCCGGATTGTCATCTGGCAGAGGCCAGCTGACCGACCTTTCCTGACCAGGAGCTAGATATGCCCAAGCCCACCAAGGGTCCCCGCCTCGGAGGCGGCCCCGCCCACGAGCGCCTGCT
This genomic interval from Microbacterium hydrocarbonoxydans contains the following:
- a CDS encoding DNA-directed RNA polymerase subunit alpha, which codes for MLIAQRPTLTEEKIVENRSRFIIEPLEPGFGYTIGNALRRSLLSSIPGAAVTSVRIDGVLHEFSTIPGVKEDVTEIILNIKQLVVSSERDEPITAYLRKTGSGEVTAADISAPAGVEVHNPELVIATLNETAKFELELTIERGRGYVSATQNRNEYAEAGQIPIDSIYSPVLKVSYRVDATRAGERTDFDKLVLDVETKSAISPRDAVASAAKTLTELFGLARELNVEAEGIEIGPAPVEAVNSSELSMPIEDLDLSVRSYNCLKREGINTVSELVALSETQLMNIRNFGQKSVDEVRDKLISLGLSLKDSVPGFDGAHFYGGSEDESF